A single Epinephelus fuscoguttatus linkage group LG13, E.fuscoguttatus.final_Chr_v1 DNA region contains:
- the LOC125899576 gene encoding bromodomain adjacent to zinc finger domain protein 2B-like isoform X1: MEFGERLASPSSAPSSLHMASSSASSSPAPPQTPSTKSSPAPSPAGSSPLTTCGHPIQVTGDERLNMSGSSNGFPLVSRPAFGLYTSSSGRSEFGGLGSLGLSALAAHSQFGTFPDWWRPSEAHSRGAAAFFPPLLGLHPAFASTFKSHDPIHLSRTSVSVGVIGTVNGRSASSPTGNCAVNTSSFPTKGSMEKIKNNSSRIQKNSQDLGKLHQKIIQKTKEKRSNKRPLEISSMSGSQSGSLSDSSSDGEESSSDPDDMEEEGEDEEDNDEDEDDQSNDSEDSDSEKESRVERKVKRLTQNTSESKKKRPCTADGNTTPDSHRETLTSPHRLQSSSRPAGLSQSTALFLQSSRIAEEKGQQHISVIQATGLAAGNSPLAPSHREASPLRSRSSPNPVSFSNTPKHSYPSTSQKHFSHSSSPKHGSVSSSPKTHPLCSPAKPLPLCSSPKPVSLSFSPRPPTPSASQKPPHKPKFLMPSLKHTQLADGMKESSGNPSDERLLHLNSFKLKQSLHSKNSVKQAFSLRPKNQNWHKSHKNSASSSSQTQHKHSSDTLSSHLLSLPHSDDTNLFLSHHLNGAIHSAVQDAPLALITKPRSQSSTPSSKPLLVATSPPCPMPINLSTGTKDMSDSSASPLKSSASSSLAHRPRKTKTPKSLHLVKSLSKPSSSCPPVDLVRGSESDIHSSKDSDDSLGDDLDDDDEDNEDDIDGEDSGSSLSESESNLDSDSDGSEDDMKERSETAADSDAERTPLKRTKAPLSSHKSTLNLSANCSLLNLQIVKPPSLSSGLLTSTTVTSSGAAGNHSTLSPSFTFATLPGPGKRRRVTDERVLRLPLEFGWRRETRIRTVAGRLQGEVAYFAPCGKKLRQYPDVMKYLLRNGITEISRDNFSFSTKIKVGDFYEAREGPEGLQWVLLAEEEIAPSIIAMDGRRSRCTQSERQPIGDGNGSRQWKSHPLSIGENSFQDVGDAKLLRKLEAQEIARQAAQIKMMRKLEKQAMAQAAKEARKQQAIMAAEERRKKREQMKILKQQEKIKRIQQIRMEKELRAQQILEAKRKKKEEAANAKILEAEKRNKEKEMRRLQAVILKHQELERHRLDMVWERERRRQHMMLMKAVEARKKAEEKERLKKEKKDEKRLNKERKLELRRLELEKAKELKKPNEDMCLADHKPLPELSRIPGLVLPGSTFSDCLMVLQFLRSFGKVLRLDINPNMLSLSDLQEGLLNTGDSMGKVQDLLVSMLSAAVCDPGIPAGHKNKTALGDHLTNVGINRDNVSEILQIYMEAHCEQTEVAALALSLRTKAFQAHSPSQKASMLAFLVNELCCSKAVISEIDKNIDHMTNLRKDKWVVEGKLRKLRSIHAKKTGKRDSSVGGEDSHTFVIPTARNKGKRKDGDSEEEEDEDDDSEDQGDDDDDEEEESGGKKGKKAEICEEEDDSVHSASMEELEKQIEKTYKQQIQIRQKLFDSSHSLRSMTIGQDRYKRRYWVLPHCSGIFVEGMESSEGHEEVEKEKKRKRTAQVIRVKEEQQEEAKTPVVSSPAQSTDGDTTTPESQQDKDSLNLFLQKPGSFSKLSKLLEVAKMAQDSDINSHNSHSAKVPTTHPSCPASQTATNQQGLIDKSDTSVPSLLSAPQLRSSPWITCGSQSVLHEDQLSKILMEKSNQWFSLLPRSPCDESSFTSGSSPPASSSPLQTISTKSPSSLSPNPRASASSSAPAGINNLQPSVLQQVKSGIHQSRLTRCDVSGAAPSPSLPSSGASLLPVLDLASQHAEDDASRAISLANNNSVNKSETPEPLSDKPDCASFPAVEVAKTQDYPSPQPIPEEMLCGWWRVADTEELHSLVKALHGRGIREKALQKQIQKHMEYTTQLCANSKDAFDVSELEKQEMSEETVESWCVEEQAMEVDISLLQRVEALERKVISASLQVKGWMHPEPQSEREDLVYHEHKLSFSPAPEKKGQRETSQEELSGTVVRRPDNPLDIAVIRLAELERNIERSSEEEVAPGMRMWRKALGEVRSSAQLSLCIQQLQKSIAWERSIMKVHCQLCQKGDNEELLLLCDGCDKGCHTYCHKPKITTVPDGDWYCPTCVAKSAVCSVIEESGQSPRSRKQQSRTAGGGKKGSEVKRNSKPSVVGELIKEEAASSTSVPKKGTKEFKKRKGDDSPPSAQAGHDSPVSCGKKAKTAKDNNTNALAMCRVLLAELEAHQDAWPFLMPVNQKAVPGYRKVIKKPMDFSTIREKLTNNQYLNLESFIVDVNLVFDNCEKFNEDDSEIGRAGHSMRRFFDKRWTELLE, encoded by the exons ATGGAGTTTGGCGAGCGGCTGGCCTCCCCATCCTCGGCCCCGTCCTCCCTTCACATGGCCTCCTCTTCAGCCAGCTCCTCTCCTGCTCCACCCCAGACACCCTCCACAAAAAGCAGCCCGGCCCCTAGCCCTGCGGGCAGCTCCCCTCTCACCACCTGTG GCCATCCAATCCAGGTAACAGGAGATGAACGTTTAAATATGTCTGGCAGCTCCAATGGTTTTCCTTTGGTCAGCCGTCCAGCCTTTGGGCTCTACACGTCAAGTTCAGGCCGCTCTGAGTTCGGAGGCCTAGGAAGTCTGGGTCTGTCTGCATTGGCTGCTCACTCCCAGTTTGGTACATTTCCAG ACTGGTGGCGGCCATCTGAGGCACATTCCAGAGGAGCGGCAGCCTTCTTCCCTCCACTTCTGGGTCTGCATCCTGCATTTGCGTCAACCTTCAAAAGCCACGATCCCATTCACTTGTCGCGTacctcag TTTCTGTAGGCGTAATTGGGACAGTGAATGGTAGGAGTGCTTCTTCACCTACTGGGAACTGTGCTGTGAACACCAGTTCATTTCCAACAAAGGGAAGCatggagaaaattaaaaacaacagtagTCGGATTCAAAAGAACAGCCAGGACCTGGGCAAACTTCACCAGAAGATCattcagaaaacaaaagaaaag aGATCCAACAAAAGACCACTAGAGATCTCCAGCATGAGTGGCAGCCAATCAGGATCATTGTCAGATAGCTCCAGTGATGGCGAGGAGAGCAGCAGTGATCCTGAtgacatggaggaggagggagaggacgaggaggacaatgatgaagatgaggatgatCAGAGCAATGATAGTGAGGACTCTGATTCAGAAAAAGAGAGTCGAGTGGAAAGGAAAGTCAAG CGGCTGACACAGAACACTTCTGAGAGTAAAAAGAAGAGACCTTGCACTGCCGATGGAAATACAACGCCAGACAGCCATCGGGAGACTTTGACTTCCCCGCACCGCCTGCAGTCCTCTTCTCGTCCTGCTGGCCTGTCACAGTCCACAGCGCTCTTCCTCCAGAGCTCCAGGATTGCAGAGGAGAAAGGCCAGCAGCACATCAGTGTCATCCAGGCCACAGGGTTGGCAGCCGGCAACAGTCCCCTAGCACCGTCCCACAGGGAGGCCTCTCCTCTGCGCTCCAGGTCCTCACCCAACCCTGTCTCCTTCTCCAACACACCGAAGCACTCATATCCTTCCACCTCACAAAAGCACTTCTCTCATTCGTCCTCACCGAAGCATggctctgtctcctcctctccaaaaactCACCCTCTCTGTTCCCCTGCAAAGCCCCTGCCTCTGTGTTCCTCACCCAAGcctgtctccctctccttttcacCCAGACCACCAACACCGTCAGCCTCACAAAAGCCTCCACATAAACCTAAATTCCTGATGCCCTCTCTGAAGCACACCCAGCTGGCTGATGGCATGAAGGAGAGCAGTGGAAACCCTTCTGATGAAAGATTGTTACACTTGAacagttttaaattaaaacag TCCCTCCACTCCAAGAACTCTGTGAAGCAAGCGTTCTCCCTGCGACCTAAGAACCAGAACTGGCATAAAAGTCACAAAAACTCAGCATCCTCATCATCGCAGACACAGCATAAACATTCATCAGATACCTTGAGCAGTCATTTACTGTCTCTCCCACACAGCGATGACACCAATCTGTTCTTGAGCCATCACCTTAATGGAGCGATCCACAGCGCAGTTCAGGATGCCCCTTTGGCTCTCATCACCAAGCCCCGCAGCCAGAGCAGCACCCCCAGTAGCAAGCCCCTCCTGGTAGCCACCAGCCCTCCCTGTCCCATGCCCATCAACCTGAGCACTGGTACTAAGGACATGTCTGACAGCTCTGCTTCCCCACTTAAATCATCAGCCTCATCAAGTCTTGCTCACAGACCAAGAAAGACCAAGACTCCCAAGTCTCTGCATCTAGTGAAGAGCCTGTCTAAACCCAGCTCATCCTGTCCACCTGTGGACTTGGTCAGAGGCAGTGAGTCTGATATCCACAGCAGCAAAGACTCAGACGACTCTTTAGGAGATGACTTGGACGACGACGATGAAGACAATGAAGATGATATTGACGGTGAAGATTCTGGCAGTAGCCTGTCAG AGTCAGAGAGCAATCTGGATAGCGATTCTGATGGCTCCGAGGATGATATGAAGGAGCGCAgtgagacagcagcagacagcgaTGCAGAAAGGACTCCCCTGAAACGCACTAAAGCGCCCTTGTCTTCTCACAAGTCCACCTTGAACCTCTCAGCCAACTGCTCCCTGCTTAACCTGCAGATCGTCAAGCCTCCTAGTTTATCTAGTGGTCTGCTCACCTCCACCACAGTGACCAGTTCAGGGGCAGCGGGTAACCACAGCACCCTATCGCCATCCTTCACGTTTGCCACGCTGCCAG GAccagggaagaggaggagagtaACAGATGAGAGAGTTCTGCGGTTGCCTCTTGAGTTCGG GTGGCGGAGAGAGACCCGTATCAGGACTGTCGCAGGTCGTCTACAAGGAGAGGTGGCTTACTTTGCTCCATGTGGGAAGAAGCTGCGTCAGTACCCTGATGTAATGAAG TACTTACTGCGGAATGGAATAACTGAAATCTCACGGGATAACTTCAGCTTCAGTACGAAAATTAAAGTTGGTGACTTTTATGAAGCCAGAGAGGGACCAGAG GGTTTACAGTGGGTCCTGCTGGCAGAGGAGGAGATCGCTCCAAGTATCATAGCGATGGACGGGAGGCGCAGCAGGTGCACACAGTCTGAGCGGCAGCCAATAGGTGATGGGAATGGGTCCAGACAGTGGAAGTCTCATCCTCTTAGTATTGGTGAAAATAGCTTCCAAGATGTCGGTGATGCAAAGCTGCTACGCAAACTAGAGGCTCAAG AAATAGCTCGACAGGCAGCTCAGATCAAAATGATGAGGAAGCTCGAGAAGCAGGCCATGGCGCAAGCAGCCAAAGAGGCAAGGAAACAACAAG CAATAATGGCCGCAGAGGAGAGGCGGAAAAAGAGGGAGCAGATGAAGATTCTTAAACAGCAA GAGAAGATCAAGCGCATTCAGCAAATTCGTATGGAGAAAGAACTCCGTGCACAGCAAATTCTCGAG gcaaaaagaaagaagaaagaagaagcagCCAATGCCAAAATATTGGAGGCTGAGAAGCGAAATAAG GAGAAGGAGATGCGAAGACTGCAAGCTGTCATACTGAAGCACCAG GAGTTGGAGAGGCATAGACTAGATATGGTATGG GAGAGGGAAAGACGCAGGCAGCACATGATGCTCATGAAGGCTGTGGAGGCCCGTAAGAAGGCGGAG GAGAAGGAGCGTctaaagaaagagaagaaggatGAGAAACGGTTAAACAAGGAGAGGAAACTGGAGCTCAGAAGACTGGAGCTGGAAAAAGCAAAAGAGCTAAAGAAACCAAATGAAGACATGTGTTTAGCAGATCATAAG CCACTTCCAGAGTTGTCCCGCATCCCTGGTCTGGTCTTACCAGGGAGTACTTTCTCCGACTGCCTGATGGTGCTGCAGTTTCTGCGCAGCTTTGGGAAGGTCCTGAGGTTAGACATAAACCCAAACATGCTCAGTCTAAGTGACCTTCAGGAGGGGTTGCTCAACACTGGGGACAGTATGGGCAAGGTGCAGGACCTGCTGGTGAGCATGCTCTCCGCAGCTGTGTGTGATCCTGGCATACCTGCAGGTCACAAG AATAAAACTGCCTTGGGGGACCACCTGACCAATGTGGGGATCAACCGGGACAACGTGTCTGAGATCCTTCAGATCTACATGGAGGCTCACTGCGAGCAGACAGAGGTGGCTGCTCTGGCCCTCAGCCTCAGGACCAAGGCGTTTCAGGCCCACAGCCCGTCACAGAAGGCCTCCATGCTCGCGTTCCTGGTTAATGAGCTCTGCTGCAGTAAGGCTGTGATCAG TGAGATCGACAAAAACATAGATCACATGACCAACCTGAGGAAGGATAAGTGGGTCGTGGAGGGAAAACTTCGCAA aCTGAGGAGTATTCATGCCAAGAAGACCGGGAAGAGAGACAGCAGTGTGGGGGGAGAAGACAGCCACACATTTGTCATCCCCACTGCCAGAAACAAAGGCAAAAGGAAAGACGGggacagtgaggaggaggaggacgaggatgaCGACAGTGAAGACCAAGGAGACGACGACgatgatgaggaagaagaatCGGGGGGAAAGAAGGGGAAGAAAGCTGAGATATGTGAAGAGGAG GATGACAGTGTACACTCAGCCAgcatggaggagctggagaaacAGATCGAGAAAACATACAAG CAACAGATTCAGATCAGACAGAAGTTATTCGACTCGTCTCACTCTCTGCGCTCCATGACGATTGGACAGGATCGCTACAAGAGACGATACTGGGTCCTTCCGCACTGTAGTGGCATCTTTGTGGAGGGCATGGAAAGCAGTGAAG GTCATGAAGAggtggagaaagagaagaaaagaaagaggactGCCCAGGTGATCAGGGTAaaagaagagcagcaggaagAAGCAAAGACACCAGTGGTCTCCAGCCCAGCGCAGAGCACAGACGGTGATACAACCACACCGGAGAGCCAGCAGGACAAAGACAGTCTCAATCTCTTCCTCCAGAAACCCGGCTCCTTCTCCAAGCTCAGCAAACTCCTTGAAGTAGCCAAAATGGCTCAAGATTCAGACATCAATTCTCACAACAGTCACTCTGCTAAAGTCCCTACCACTCATCCCTCATGTCCCGCCTCTCAGACAGCCACTAATCAGCAGGGACTGATAGATAAATCGGATACTTCAGTGCCATCTCTGCTTAGTGCGCCACAGCTCAGAAGTAGTCCCTGGATTACCTGCGGCTCTCAGTCTGTCCTTCATGAGGACCAGCTCTCCAAAATACTGATGGAAAAGAGCAACCAGTGGTTTAGCCTCTTGCCTCGCTCTCCTTGTGATGAGTCCTCCTTCACCTCTGGCTCCAGCCCTccagcctcctcctctccacttcAGACCATCAGCACCAaatccccctcctccctctcccctaATCCCCGGGCTTCAGCCAGTTCCAGCGCTCCTGCTGGGATCAATAACCTGCAGCCGTCTGTCCTTCAG CAAGTCAAGTCTGGCATTCATCAAAGCAGGCTGACGAGGTGTGATGTGTCCGGCGCAGCACCAAGTCCCAGCCTGCCCTCCTCTGGTGCTTCTCTACTCCCCGTGTTGGATCTGGCCTCCCAGCATGCAGAGGATGATGCCAGCAGGGCCATCTCTCTGGCAAATAACAACTCTGTCAACAAGAGCGAGACCCCAGAGCCCCTGAGTGACAAGCCCGATTGTGCATCGTTCCCTGCTGTGGAAGTGGCCAAGACCCAGGACTACCCTAGTCCCCAGCCTATCCCCGAGG AGATGCTGTGTGGCTGGTGGAGGGTGGCAGACACGGAGGAGCTGCACAGTCTGGTCAAGGCCCTTCATGGCCGAGGCATCAGAGAGAAGGCCTTGCAGAAACAGATCCAGAAACATATGGAGTATACGACCCAGCTCTGTGCAAACAGCAAAGATG CGTTTGATGTGTCAGAGCTGGAGAAGCAGGAGATGAGCGAGGAGACAGTGGAGAGTTGGTGTGTTGAGGAGCAGGCCATGGAGGTGGACATCAGCCTGCTGCAGCGGGTCGAGGCTCTGGAGAGGAAAGTCATCTCTGCCAGCCTGCAGGTCAAG GGATGGATGCATCCCGAGCCCCAGTCAGAGAGGGAGGATCTGGTTTATCATGAGCACAAGCTCTCCTTTTCCCCCGCTCCAGAGAagaaaggacagagagaaaccAGCCAGGAGGAACTCTCTGGCACGGTGGTGCGGCGGCCCGACAATCCCCTTGATATAGCTGTCATCAGGCTGGCAGAGTTGGAGAGGAACATTGAGCGCAG CAGCGAGGAGGAGGTGGCACCTGGGATGAGGATGTGGCGTAAAGCCCTCGGTGAAGTCCGCAGTTCTGCTCAGCTGTCACTCTGCATTCAGCAGCTACAGAAATCCATTGCCTGGGAACGATCCATCATGAAAGTG CACTGCCAGCTCTGTCAGAAAGGGGATAATGAAGAACTGCTCTTACTCTGTGACGGCTGTGACAAAGGCTGCCACACTTACTGCCACAAACCCAAGATCACTACAGTACCTGACGGCGACTGGTATTGTCCCACCTGTGTAGCAAAG TCTGCTGTGTGTTCTGTCATTGAGGAGAGCGGACAATCCCCCCGGAGTAGGAAGCAACAGAGCCGAACAGCTGGAGGAGGGAAGAAAGGCAGCGAGGTAAAACGAAACAGTAAGCCATCTGTGGTAGGAGAGCTCATCAAAGAGGAGGCTGCCAGCAGCACCAGCGTGCCAAAGAAAGGTACCAAGGAGTTcaagaagaggaaaggagacGACAGCCCGCCCAGCGCCCAGGCCGGCCATGACAGCCCTGTCTCATGCGGGAAAAAAGCCAAGACAGCCAAAGACAACAACACAAATGCGCTCGCAATGTGCCG AGTGCTGCTGGCTGAGCTGGAGGCCCATCAGGACGCTTGGCCCTTCCTCATGCCTGTCAACCAGAAAGCCGTCCCTGGTTACAGGAAGGTCATCAAAAAACCCATGGACTTCTCCACCATCAGAGAAAAGCTCACCAACAACCA